A region from the Vicia villosa cultivar HV-30 ecotype Madison, WI linkage group LG3, Vvil1.0, whole genome shotgun sequence genome encodes:
- the LOC131657658 gene encoding uncharacterized protein LOC131657658 — protein MDAVLMKGPYTLRNIPLMLKEWKPDFNLKRDMLRTIPLWVKLPKLPLHLWGAKSLSKIGSALGVPLVIDECTANKLENAIKDCEGRRLMQPVEYEWKPLYCERCNSIGYKCSDYVKKQWKPKGKDLETAASNPKQVNIVVEKPAISEKGSEVKQSKAGIDEKAWTEARSTIKDRETRVKLGKAKVIRDKLGVHNNFVDNYQNHANGRIWVSWNENTVDVKVVKSSDQFVHCGIYDTRGNFQFWLTAIYGMNQLELRKRLWKDIAAMKPNAPEPWCLMGDFNNVLKAQDRIGGD, from the exons ATGGATGCGGTGTTGATGAAGGGGCCATACACATTGCGCAATATCCCACTGATGCTGAAGGAGTGGAAACCGGATTTTAACCTAAAAAGAGACATGCTGCGAACCATTCCTCTATGGGTCAAGCTGCCAAAGCTTCCTCTCCACCTATGGGGAGCAAAAAGCCTGAGTAAAATTGGTAGTGCATTAGGTGTCCCCCTTGTTATTGACGAGTGTACTGCCAATAAGCT ggagaatgctatcaaggactgTGAGGGACGGAGACTAATGCAACCAGTGGAATATGAGTGGAAACCTCTGTACTGTGAAAGATGCAATAGCATTGGATACAAGTGTAGTGACTATGTGAAGAAACAATGGAAGCCTAAAGGAAAAGATTTAGAGACTGCAGCTAGTAATCCTAAACAGGTTAATATTGTAGTAGAGAAGCCAGCTATATCTGAGAAAGGAAGCGAAGTCAAGCAGTCAAAAGCAGGTATTGATGAGAAAGCTTGGACAGAGGCTAGATCTACAATAAAGGATAGAG AGACTAGAGTAAAGCTAGGTAAAGCTAAAGTGATAAGAGATAAGCTGGGTgtacataataattttgtagacaATTACCAAAATCATGCAAATGGCCGTATTTGGGTATCTTGGAATGAGAATACTGTTGATGTGAAAGTGGTGAAGAGCTCTGATCAATTTGTACACTGTGGAATTTATGATACTAGAGGTAACTTCCAGTTTTGGCTCACTGCTATCTATGGGATGAATCAGCTCGAGCTCAGGAAAAGACTGTGGAAGGACATTGCAGCTATGAAACCTAATGCTCCTGAACCTTGGTGTTTAATGGGTGATTTCAATAACGTATTGAAAGCTCAGGATAGGATCGGGGGAGATTAG